The following nucleotide sequence is from Dialister pneumosintes.
GAAGAAAATGAGGAAGTCATTACATGGTTTTTAAAAACACATCCAAATTTTAAATTACAAACTTTTAATTTTAACGGAAAGCGAATTACAGAAGGTATGATTACAATCTGGCCTGATGAATATCATACAGATGGTTTCTTTGTGGCTCGATTAATAAGGAGCAATAGTAATGATTAATGTATGGGCGCGTACATTACCTGAATTAGAAGACATATTTAAGAAAAACGGATTTCCTAGATATAGAGCAAAACAACTTAGAGATTATTTGTATAAACGTTTTATTTTTGATTTTACAGAAATGAAACAGCTGCCTAAAGGGCTTAGAGAATGGCTTATGAATCATGCTATGGTTTCTAAACCTCAAATTATCAAAGAACAAAAGTCTGATGATAAAGATACGACAAAGCTTCTCCTTAAGTTAGAAGATGGAACGTTTATTGAAACAGTTTGTATGCATCATGTATATGGAAACTCTATTTGTATTTCTACACAGGTAGGATGTGCAATGGGATGTGTTTTTTGTGCATCTACACAAAATGGGTTAGAGAGAAATTTGACTGCAGGAGAAATGTTAGCACAAATTTATGCGTTTAAAGAAGTCTTTAAGCAACCTATTCATTCTTTGGTTCTTATGGGAGCCGGAGAACCTTTACAAAATTATGAAGAAGTTCTTAAATTCATAAACCTTTGCCATGATGAAGATTTGCTTAATATAAGCTATAGAAATATGACTTTGTCTACTTGTGGTATAGTTCCTCGTATTTATCGTTTAGCAGAAGAAGGAATTCCTATTACTTTAGCAATTTCTCTACATGCTCCTAATGATACGATTAGAAATCGAATATTACCGGCTAGTAAAATGTTTCCTATTCAAGACTTAATAAAAGCTTCTGTATATTATTTTGAAAAAACAGGGAGACGAGTTACTTTTGAATATATTCTTATAAAAGGAATTAATGACAGTTTAGAAAACGCAGAAGAATTACATCATTTATTAGGTAAATTGAATGCACATATTAATCTCATTCCGGTAAATGGTACTGAACATATTCAATTATATCCACCTTCGATGAACCAAACCTTCCGGTTTCAAAGAGCACTTACTAAATATGGAAGAAATACTACAGTAAGGCGTCAAATGGGTGAAGAAATACAGGCTGCATGCGGACAATTAAAACGTCGATTTATGCAAGATGCTAAATTATCACATTAACATTTAATTATAAAATAAAGAAAATTTATTTATTTTGTGTAAGTTTTTAACAATATAAAATCTATGATTACTAATTATGGCATATCAAAAACCGGACTCATCCGGAAAAATAATGAAGATAGCATCTCAATTTTTAAAAATTCTTGTTATATTCTTGCTGATGGTATGGGCGGATATGATGGAGGAGAAACGGCTAGTCAATTAGCTGTTAATGCTGTCAAAAGCTTTTTAACAAAATATGAACTTCATGCAATAAATGAGCAGGTATTAACAAATGCTATTCAGTTTGCAAATCAAGAAGTTCTAAAACATAAAAAGCAAGCAATGACATTGTCTTCTATGGGTACAACATTAATTGTGGTTGTGATTCATGGAAATGTTTTATATTGGGCTCACGTAGGGGATAGTCGTTTATATATTTTTAACAACAAAATAGAATCTATTACACAAATCACAGAAGATCATTCTTTTGTGATGCATTTATTCAAAGAGGGAAAAATTAATTTTTCCGAAATGAAAAAGCATCCCAGACAAAATGAAATTACCAGAGCTGTCGGTATAAAACCGGAACTTGTTGTAGATAAAGGGCATCTTACTTTTGATATAAACTCAGTTATGTTACTTTGTTCTGATGGGCTCACTAGTATGGTTACAGATCAATCAATAAATAATTGTATGAAAAAACATAAAATTATAAAAAAATTTAATCTAAAAGCTTGTATGAATGAATTGATTGATATGACTTATAAAGCTGGTGCTGAAGATAATGTTTCTGTTATATTAGCATGCGATGAATCATTGGAAAATGGAGTAAACTATGAATAATAGAATACTGGATGAACGCTATCAATTAGAAAAGAAAATAGGTACTGGCGGTATGGCAGATGTCTATCAGGCAAGAGACCTTTTACTTGATAGATTAGTTGCAATTAAAATCTTACATACTGCTTTTGCAGAGGACAGTGAATTTATTGCTAAATTTAGACGTGAAGCACAATCTGCAGGTAAACTTAGTCATCCCAATATCGTAGGTATTTATGATGTAGGCTGCTGTGAAGGAAGTCATTATATAGTCATGGAATATGTACAAGGGAAAACACTTAAAGAATATATAAAAGAACATCCACATATTCCGATTGATATGGCTGTAAAAATCACTATAGAAATTGGAAATGCTTTAGCAGAAGCACATGATAACGGAATTATTCATTGTGATATCAAACCACAAAATATTCTTTTGACACCGAATCATAAAGTAAAAGTTACAGACTTTGGTATTGCTCGTGCAGTAAACTCTTCTACAATAATGACTAGAGAAGCTGTACTAGGTTCCGTTCATTATTTATCCCCGGAACAAGCAGCAGGGGATAAATTAAATGCCAAAACAGATATTTACTCTTTAGGTATTGTTTTATATGAAATGCTTACCAATCATTTGCCTTTTGATGGAGAAACTGCAGTAAGCATTGCATTAAAACATATGCAGGAAGAAATTCCGCGTCCAACACGTTATAATCCTGCTATTTCTCCTATGTTGGAAGAATGTTTATTGACAGCGTTACAAAGAAATCCTACAAGAAGGTATGATAATATACAAGATTTTATATCAGAATTAAAAATTGCACAAGGATTTACAACCTCTTCTGCTTTTAAAGCTGTAGAACGAGATTTTGGAACTATATCGAAAACAGTAACGTCAAAAACACGTCGTATAGAAAAATGTGATACGGAAAGTAAATTTTCTCGATTTATATCCAACCTTCCACAAAAATATATTTTAGCTTCGATGGTTTTGCTTTTCATTGTAGCATTTGCATGGGCATTTTTCAGTTTTGGAAACTTTTGGAGTAATAAAGAAGTAGAAGTGCCTAATGTAGTTGGAAAACCGGTAGAAGTTGCAGAACAAATACTAAGAAAAAAAGAATTAAAGGTATCTATTGATGAAATTGCCAGTAATGATGTTCCTATTGGAGAAGTTATCTCTCAAACTCCATCAGCTAATTCTAAAGTAAAAGAACAACGTATTATTCATTTAACAGTTAGCAAAGGAGGAACCGTTATTTTAGTTCCTGATTTGAAAGGGTTGACTATTGAACAAGCAAAAGAACGGTTGACAAAATTACATTTAACATTGGGAAATGTACAAGAAGGAAATGATTCTACACAACCTGAAAATATTATTCTTACACAGATGCCATTGCCATCCTCAAGAGTGGATGCGGATACTTTAATTAATATTGTTATTAACACAAAACAGATAAAAGTACCCAATGTAGTCGGTCTACCAATAGAAGAAGCAAAGAAAGTTCTTACAGATAGTAAATTAACAGTAGGTCAAATTACGGTATCTGAAGGAGTTTCATTAACAGATCCTAAAGCGCTTGTTACATCACAAGATCCGATTGCTAATAATCATTCAAACGGCATTGTAAATTTAGTTATAGGAAAAGATAAAAAACAACTATCTAATATAAAAAAAGGAACCGTCAATATCACTTTACCTAAAACCGGTGAATCTAAAAAACTTGAAATTTATGTAACTGATGATACAGGAAAACATCAAGTATATAATGAAGCTACCGTACCGGGGAGTAATATTGTAAAAGATGTTTCCGGAGTAGGAAGTGTTCGAGTACAAGTAGTTGTTGACGGATCCGTTATTCAAGATAGAGAGTTGTGAGTATGAAAGGACTTATTCTTAAAAATCAAAATGGCTATTTTACGATAGCAACAGAAAATAACTCTCAAATTATAAGCCGTTCTCGTGGAAAAACAAAACGACAAGGAAATATTTTAGTGGGAGACTGGGTCGAATATGATTTTGATAAAGAACATACTCCCAGTATTGTATCTGTATATCCACGTAAGAATGTATTAAGTCGTCCACCTGTTGCAAACATTGATCAATTCATATTAACTATAGCAGTTACAAATCCTAATCCAAGTTTATTTGTTATTGATAAAATGCTAATCGCTGCCGAGGCTTTTCGAATTCCGGTATTAATTTGCATCAATAAAGCGGATTTAAATATAGTTAAAGCAGAAGAAATATCGTCTATATATAAAAAGGCAGGCTATGACTCTATTATTGTTTCTGCTATTCAAAAAACAGGAATAGATATACTTTATTCTAAATTAAGGGGGGCTGTAATTTCTTTTTCCGGTCCTTCCGGAGTAGGAAAGTCAAGTCTTTTAAACTTACTCATTAGAAAAGAGTATTTTAATTGTCAGGAAGTAAGTTCACAAACCGGGAGAGGGAAAAATACCACTCGTCATTCGGAACTGATTAAATTAACAAATACTAATTATCTTATGGATACACCAGGTTATACTGCATTAGATTTAAATGCGGATTTAGCAGATGGATTAGATTTTTTGTTTAGAGAATTTAGACCTTATTTAGGTAAATGTAAATTTAATAATTGTTTACACTTAAAAGAACCTGCATGTGCTATATTAAAAGCGCTGGAAGAAGGGATTATACAGAAAACTCGGTATAAATCATATCAAGATATTTTAACAGAAATACATAATAGAATGGTTAAATATTAGGAGGAGTATTTATGATTAAAATTGCGCCTTCGCTTTTATCTGCTGATTTCTCCAAGTTGGCAGAAGAATTAAAAGATATTGAAAAAGCAGGAGCTGATTTAGTTCATTTAGATATTATGGATGGACATTTTGTACCCAACCTTACTTTTGGTGCTCCCATTATTAAAGCATTACGTGCACATACACAACTTGTTTTTGACGCACATCTTATGGTTTATAATCCAGAAAACTATATTGACGTATTAGCAGAGTCTGGAGTAGAAATGTTATCTTTTCATGTGGAAGTAGCTCCTCATGCGGACAGGATTATTCATATGATAAAAGATAAAGGGATAAAAGCAGGTATTGTTCTTAACCCGGGAACACCTATCCAACATATAGAATGTTTATTACCTATTATAGATTATGTATTAATTATGTCAGTAAATCCCGGCTTTGGCGGACAAAAATTTATAACATATACTTTAGATAAAATATCTGCACTTCGTCAGTTAATTATGGAGAACAACTTATCTTGTCTTATTGAAGTAGATGGAGGAGTTAATTCTCAAAATGTAAAAGAGATTATAAAAGCGGGTGCTGATATTTTGGTTGCCGGATCAGCAGTATTTGGTCAAAAAGATAGAAAAGCAGCTATAGATGCGCTTCGATAATTTAAAGGATAAGACCCTTATTGTAGTTTCAGGCAATATGGGTCTTACTTATTTTAACATTGAGGTATATCATGATTGATAAAAATCAAATTTCTCATTATTTAAATAAAGATAATATTCGCCTCACTATAGCTGATGTTACAACAGCTACTTTAACAGCAGCGGCAAAACATAACTTAACTACATCTGCTACAATCATTCTTGGTAAACTTTTTGCAGGAACAGTTGTTTTAGCTACAGATTTTAAAAATGAGGAAGGCATTTCTCTTCTATGGAAAACAAATACTTCTTTAGGTAACATTCATGTAGATGCATATGGGGACCATTATCTAAGAGGATACATAGATCATCCTGAATATGCCGGTACAGATAATCATATTTTAAATAAAAATGGTGTACTCTATGTAACACGATACTCTTTACTAAGAACACCTTATACAAGTTCTATACAATTAAGTAGTTCGGATGTATCTACTTGTTTAACATCTTATCTGAATGAATCTGATCAAACATTATCCTATTTGCAGGTTGCAGTTACAAGAGACAAAGACAATAAAATTGATAGAGTTTTTTCTTTATTGGCTCAATTGATGCCTGAAGGAAATCCTTCTAAATTTAACAATTATTTCTCTAAACCTTATAGTTTTGTTTCTGTTGCCGATTCTGAATCTTACGTTTCAAATACTATTGATAATTTGATCTATAATGGCCATTTTGAACTTATAAAAAAGTTTAGAATTTCATTTCAATGTACATGTTCAGAAGAAAAAATTATAAACTCTGTTTGTTCAATTCCTACATATGAACTTGAAAAAATAAGTAAAGAAGATACAACAGTGGAAGTTATTTGTCAATATTGCTCCACTTTATATACGATTCCTATTGAAAAAATTATAGAAAGGAAAGGAAAAAACGAGCATGAATAAATTGGCATTTATAGGGGGAACAGGGGTATATGACGTAGGGATTTTACATAATATAGAAGAAAAAAGTATTAACACTCCATATGGCAAAGCACATTATCAAAAGGGATTATATGAAAATAAAGAAATAATTTTTCTTGCAAGACATGGAGTAAAACATACTATTCCACCTCATAAAATTAATTATCGTGCCAATATATATGCATTAAAAATGTTGAATGTTTCTTCTGTTATTTCTACTACAGCAGTAGGATCAATGAATCCTACTTATAAGCCTGGAGAATTAGTTCTCATTAATCAATTTATAGATTGTACAAAACATAGAGAACATACTTTTTTTGATGGGGAACGATATGGGGTCACACATATAGATATGTCAGAGCCCTATTGTAACCAATTAAGACGCGCAATTTTAAAAGCCGGTGTAGAAAATGATATAAGTATACATCCTTCCGGAACTTATATTTGTACAGAAGGTCCACGTTTTGAAACAGCGGCAGAAATCAAAGCATATCAATTATGGGGCGCAGATGTAGTAGGGATGACAAATGTTCCTGAATGTTCGTTAGCCCGAGAAGCTGAAATATGTTATGCAACTATTTCTATGGTCACTAATTTTTCGACAGGAATTAACCAAAAAATGCTTTCTCATAAGGAAGTTTTTGACTGTATGGAAAAAAATATACATTCTTTTCGTAAAATTGTTACTTGGATTATTAAAAATTATAATGTACAACTAGATTGCACCTGTCATCACGCATTGGATGAATTTGGAGGTTTTCATTTATGACACAATTCTTACAGTCATTAAAATGGGAAAATGAAAATTTATTGATTTTAGATCAAACAATGCTTCCTCATAAAATTGTTTATAGAAAATATTTTCATTATAAACAAGTAGTAATGGCAATACAAAAACTTATAGTTAGAGGTGCACCTGCTATCGGAGTAGCTGCTTCTTATGGAATGGTTCTTGCTGTAAAATCATTTTTGAAAGAAGGTCTTTCAGGAGAAGTTTTGAAAAAAGCACTTAAAGAGGCAGCAGCTTGTTTTATTAATGCACGCCCGACGGCTGTTAATTTATCTTGGTCAGTCAATCAAATGCTGGAACTTTGCCTTGTAATACCGGAAAAGCAAATGTATAGAAAAACATTGGAATATGCAGTGCATATGCAACAACAAGATCAATCTATTTGTAAAAAAATCGCAATGCATGGAGCAGGTTTATTTGTTAATAAAAAAAATTTACATATTTTAACACATTGTAATACAGGTGCTTTAGCGACTTCCGGTGTTGGAACCGCTCTAGGAATTATTACAGAATTATTTAATCGAGATCAATTAAATTGCGTATATATTGATGAAACACGTCCTATATTACAAGGATCTCGATTAACTGCTTCTGAATTAATAGCCGCAAATATTCCGTGTAAGCTTATTTGTGATAATATGGCAGCTTTAGTTATGAAATCAAAAGAGATAGATGCTATTATTGTAGGAGCAGATCGTATTGCTAAAAATGGAGATACAGCCAATAAAATAGGAACTTATGCTTTGGCTATTGCTGCTTCTTATCATAGAATTCCTTTTTATGTAGCTGCACCTTTTTCCACTTTTGATTTTAATATTTCTTCAGGAGATTATATTATTATTGAAGAAAGATCTGATGATGAGATAAAAAAAATAGGAACAGAATGGATTGCTCCGGCTGAAATTTCTACTTTTAATCCGGCATTTGATATTACGCCACATCATTTAATTACCGCTATTATTACCGAAAGTGGAGTTATTTATCATCCTAATATCGAAACGGTTACAACATATGAAAATGCATTAATTAAAAAGTAAAGAGGTATATTATGAAATTGTTAATCAAAAACGTTGCAATTTCTTGTGATGAAGGGAAGACAAAAGAGCATCAAAATATAGAGATTATAAATAATAAAATAACAGGATTCCCGACAAATCCTGTTGAATCTATATATGATAAAGTGATTTTTGGAAAAAACTGTTTAGCATTACCCGGACTAGTCAATACACACACACATGTTGCAATGACTTTGTTTAGAAGTTATGCCGATGATATGGAACTTATGGATTGGCTTCAGAATAAAATTTGGCCGGCAGAAGAATATTTAGATGATGATATCGTATACTGGGGAAGTATGCTTGCTTTCGCAGAAATGATTCGCGGTGGAACGACTTCATTCTGTGATATGTATATGTATATGAATGCATGTGCAAAAGCCGCTTTATCATGTGGAATAAGGGGGAATATTGCCAGAGGATTGGCAGGTGTCTCTCCGAATGGTAAGCAAGCTTTACAAGAAAATATAGAACTTTTTAAAACATGGAACGGAGCAGGTGATGGACGTATACAAGTTATGCTTGGTCCTCATGCTCCCTATACTTGTCCACCATCTTATCTAAAAAAAGTAAGAGAAATTGGTGAAAAATATGATATTCCTGTTCATATACATTTAGCTGAAACAAAAACTGAAGTAAATAATTGCATAAAAGAATATGGAATAACTCCTATACAACTAATGAAAGATATAGGTCTTTTTGATATTCCTACATTAGCAGCACATTGTGTACATATAACTGAACAAGATATTCGTATTATGGCAGAAAAGAAAGTGTGTATCGCTCATAATCCGGGAAGCAATTTAAAATTAGCTTCCGGTATAGCACCGGTTCTTGCTATACGCAAAGCAGGAATTACTTTAGGATTAGGGACAGATGGTGCTTCCAGTAACAATAAATTGGATATGTTTTCAGAAATGAGATTAGCCGCACTTATTCATAAAGCAACCTCTTACTTGCCTAAAGCCGTTACTGCAAAAGAAGCATTAAATATGGCTACCTATGAAGGTGCTAAATGTCTTGGTTATTCTAATTTAGGAAAGTTAAAAGAAGGGTGGTTAGCAGATATTATTTTAGTAGATCGCTCAGGATTCCATTGGAAACCCAATTTTAATGATATCTCTATTGCTGTATATGCAGCGAATTCGCAAGATGTAGATACCGTAATTATCAATGGACAACCTCTTATGGTACATAAGGAGA
It contains:
- the rsgA gene encoding ribosome small subunit-dependent GTPase A, which codes for MKGLILKNQNGYFTIATENNSQIISRSRGKTKRQGNILVGDWVEYDFDKEHTPSIVSVYPRKNVLSRPPVANIDQFILTIAVTNPNPSLFVIDKMLIAAEAFRIPVLICINKADLNIVKAEEISSIYKKAGYDSIIVSAIQKTGIDILYSKLRGAVISFSGPSGVGKSSLLNLLIRKEYFNCQEVSSQTGRGKNTTRHSELIKLTNTNYLMDTPGYTALDLNADLADGLDFLFREFRPYLGKCKFNNCLHLKEPACAILKALEEGIIQKTRYKSYQDILTEIHNRMVKY
- the rlmN gene encoding 23S rRNA (adenine(2503)-C(2))-methyltransferase RlmN, with protein sequence MINVWARTLPELEDIFKKNGFPRYRAKQLRDYLYKRFIFDFTEMKQLPKGLREWLMNHAMVSKPQIIKEQKSDDKDTTKLLLKLEDGTFIETVCMHHVYGNSICISTQVGCAMGCVFCASTQNGLERNLTAGEMLAQIYAFKEVFKQPIHSLVLMGAGEPLQNYEEVLKFINLCHDEDLLNISYRNMTLSTCGIVPRIYRLAEEGIPITLAISLHAPNDTIRNRILPASKMFPIQDLIKASVYYFEKTGRRVTFEYILIKGINDSLENAEELHHLLGKLNAHINLIPVNGTEHIQLYPPSMNQTFRFQRALTKYGRNTTVRRQMGEEIQAACGQLKRRFMQDAKLSH
- a CDS encoding Hsp33 family molecular chaperone HslO produces the protein MIDKNQISHYLNKDNIRLTIADVTTATLTAAAKHNLTTSATIILGKLFAGTVVLATDFKNEEGISLLWKTNTSLGNIHVDAYGDHYLRGYIDHPEYAGTDNHILNKNGVLYVTRYSLLRTPYTSSIQLSSSDVSTCLTSYLNESDQTLSYLQVAVTRDKDNKIDRVFSLLAQLMPEGNPSKFNNYFSKPYSFVSVADSESYVSNTIDNLIYNGHFELIKKFRISFQCTCSEEKIINSVCSIPTYELEKISKEDTTVEVICQYCSTLYTIPIEKIIERKGKNEHE
- the rpe gene encoding ribulose-phosphate 3-epimerase, with the translated sequence MIKIAPSLLSADFSKLAEELKDIEKAGADLVHLDIMDGHFVPNLTFGAPIIKALRAHTQLVFDAHLMVYNPENYIDVLAESGVEMLSFHVEVAPHADRIIHMIKDKGIKAGIVLNPGTPIQHIECLLPIIDYVLIMSVNPGFGGQKFITYTLDKISALRQLIMENNLSCLIEVDGGVNSQNVKEIIKAGADILVAGSAVFGQKDRKAAIDALR
- a CDS encoding amidohydrolase, which codes for MKLLIKNVAISCDEGKTKEHQNIEIINNKITGFPTNPVESIYDKVIFGKNCLALPGLVNTHTHVAMTLFRSYADDMELMDWLQNKIWPAEEYLDDDIVYWGSMLAFAEMIRGGTTSFCDMYMYMNACAKAALSCGIRGNIARGLAGVSPNGKQALQENIELFKTWNGAGDGRIQVMLGPHAPYTCPPSYLKKVREIGEKYDIPVHIHLAETKTEVNNCIKEYGITPIQLMKDIGLFDIPTLAAHCVHITEQDIRIMAEKKVCIAHNPGSNLKLASGIAPVLAIRKAGITLGLGTDGASSNNKLDMFSEMRLAALIHKATSYLPKAVTAKEALNMATYEGAKCLGYSNLGKLKEGWLADIILVDRSGFHWKPNFNDISIAVYAANSQDVDTVIINGQPLMVHKEMLTIDVERLNYEVNRVVKKLYAFNR
- the pknB gene encoding Stk1 family PASTA domain-containing Ser/Thr kinase — protein: MNNRILDERYQLEKKIGTGGMADVYQARDLLLDRLVAIKILHTAFAEDSEFIAKFRREAQSAGKLSHPNIVGIYDVGCCEGSHYIVMEYVQGKTLKEYIKEHPHIPIDMAVKITIEIGNALAEAHDNGIIHCDIKPQNILLTPNHKVKVTDFGIARAVNSSTIMTREAVLGSVHYLSPEQAAGDKLNAKTDIYSLGIVLYEMLTNHLPFDGETAVSIALKHMQEEIPRPTRYNPAISPMLEECLLTALQRNPTRRYDNIQDFISELKIAQGFTTSSAFKAVERDFGTISKTVTSKTRRIEKCDTESKFSRFISNLPQKYILASMVLLFIVAFAWAFFSFGNFWSNKEVEVPNVVGKPVEVAEQILRKKELKVSIDEIASNDVPIGEVISQTPSANSKVKEQRIIHLTVSKGGTVILVPDLKGLTIEQAKERLTKLHLTLGNVQEGNDSTQPENIILTQMPLPSSRVDADTLINIVINTKQIKVPNVVGLPIEEAKKVLTDSKLTVGQITVSEGVSLTDPKALVTSQDPIANNHSNGIVNLVIGKDKKQLSNIKKGTVNITLPKTGESKKLEIYVTDDTGKHQVYNEATVPGSNIVKDVSGVGSVRVQVVVDGSVIQDREL
- the mtnP gene encoding S-methyl-5'-thioadenosine phosphorylase encodes the protein MNKLAFIGGTGVYDVGILHNIEEKSINTPYGKAHYQKGLYENKEIIFLARHGVKHTIPPHKINYRANIYALKMLNVSSVISTTAVGSMNPTYKPGELVLINQFIDCTKHREHTFFDGERYGVTHIDMSEPYCNQLRRAILKAGVENDISIHPSGTYICTEGPRFETAAEIKAYQLWGADVVGMTNVPECSLAREAEICYATISMVTNFSTGINQKMLSHKEVFDCMEKNIHSFRKIVTWIIKNYNVQLDCTCHHALDEFGGFHL
- a CDS encoding Stp1/IreP family PP2C-type Ser/Thr phosphatase, which gives rise to MITNYGISKTGLIRKNNEDSISIFKNSCYILADGMGGYDGGETASQLAVNAVKSFLTKYELHAINEQVLTNAIQFANQEVLKHKKQAMTLSSMGTTLIVVVIHGNVLYWAHVGDSRLYIFNNKIESITQITEDHSFVMHLFKEGKINFSEMKKHPRQNEITRAVGIKPELVVDKGHLTFDINSVMLLCSDGLTSMVTDQSINNCMKKHKIIKKFNLKACMNELIDMTYKAGAEDNVSVILACDESLENGVNYE
- the mtnA gene encoding S-methyl-5-thioribose-1-phosphate isomerase, with the protein product MTQFLQSLKWENENLLILDQTMLPHKIVYRKYFHYKQVVMAIQKLIVRGAPAIGVAASYGMVLAVKSFLKEGLSGEVLKKALKEAAACFINARPTAVNLSWSVNQMLELCLVIPEKQMYRKTLEYAVHMQQQDQSICKKIAMHGAGLFVNKKNLHILTHCNTGALATSGVGTALGIITELFNRDQLNCVYIDETRPILQGSRLTASELIAANIPCKLICDNMAALVMKSKEIDAIIVGADRIAKNGDTANKIGTYALAIAASYHRIPFYVAAPFSTFDFNISSGDYIIIEERSDDEIKKIGTEWIAPAEISTFNPAFDITPHHLITAIITESGVIYHPNIETVTTYENALIKK